Below is a window of Malania oleifera isolate guangnan ecotype guangnan chromosome 1, ASM2987363v1, whole genome shotgun sequence DNA.
ctttttcctcaatttatcaattaggggctctaaaatacggGCCGTAAGCCAACCcaataccaaaggaacacccaaataTGTAGCAGGAAAACCTCCTTCCACAAAGCTAGTCGTCCTTAACAGAGATCTCTTCCGAGCAAAAGctattctctttgacaaaaaaatacttaaattttctttatttatcaattgaccagaccaatcctcatactTTTTCAAAGTAttaataagcattcgaatgaAACTTCTCTTGCCATtgaaaaaaataagaatgtcatcctcatagagaaggtgagataccaaaggcgcaccacgaggatgatagtaagcccctatcttattctccataaaatttttctttagaagtcgAGAGAGAACttcttgtaaaataataaatagataaggagataaaggatctccttggagaagccctcgagaaggtttaaagaaccctttataagtgtcattcatcataatggagaaccaaggagaggaaacacattccgccactaaaccaTAGAATCTTCATGAGAAACCAAAGCTTTCtagaaccaagtttaaaaaatcccaatcgaccctatcatatgccttagccatgtccactttgatcattacattgacttcttatgcagagaatgaaccatttcttgtgccaaagaaatattttcaaatatacttctaccaggAATGAAAGCTCCCTGTTCTAGAGAAATCAAAGTagacaataaacctgtcatccttgcaacaataatttttgaaaaaattttgtagataacactacaaagactaataggcctaaacttgtcaaaactttGGGGATTCTAAACTTTTGGGgttagaacaatgtaagatgcagaataaaatctaggaagaggggacctagcaaaaaaatctctaatctctagctgcatcgatcacgtcttcttttacaatatcctaGCAATCCTGGAAAAAAGCCGAGCCAAAACCATCCTgacctgggctactatttctcgagatagaaagaatagcatcccttatctccacctcagacggttcacgacaaagatcaatattctcttcttcagaaaccataggagatattatatcaacaaggttaGCTGTTCGATTAGGTCCTACGCCTGTTAAGAACGTTtgaaaataccttactgcaccctcatgaacagcttccatagaatccaacacttctccatttggaagtttcaatgaatgaatcatagtcttcttcctcttttggttcacaaatgcatgaaagaactttgcattgttatcccccgcctccaaccatttctttttggcttgctgagaaatacgaatctcctccctcttttcccatgcttccagctcgagtttagtaaggaaaaaatcttCCTCAATTTCTGGCGAATAGCTGAGCCTTTAGAGCCTCTAGagcctccatactttcctccaattttttaatgttctATTGTACATGTCCAAAAACCTGTATTGCAACTTTCATATGTTTCAATTTAccagcaagtctaactaaactCGAACCATGAGACTCCTCCCTCTAGGCTTCCCccacgcaagacttaaaagactggtgcgtgctccacatattctgatacctgaagggagaaggaccataccaatgcagatttctatgaaatcgaataatcaatgggttatgatctgaagtcctcatctttccatactcaaaataaatatttggcaaaactTGGAGAAGATTCGAATTATAGAGCACCCTATCCACTTTTGCCCAACACCGAGAATTTTcactgtgaccattacaccaTGACATGTTGTTGCCAAtaccaaccaaatccataagaccacagttgtccaagcaattgttaaattcctccatagcTGATAACGACCTcatatgaccaccaatacgttCCGAATATGAACGGATAATATTAAAATCTTccgccactaaccaagggaaatcatccctctttacaaactccaaatcattccaaagttcccgACGACCTGTTTGATGACATTTAGCATAAATAAAAGAAGCTAAGAAAATCTGGTCCACAGAACTAAAAACACCCGAAATAACTTAATTAGACATATGTTGTAACTAAAAGTGCACTTTCTCTTCCCAAAATATCTATTCATTTTGACCTAACTTTCCATATGTTTAGTTGagtcaaaattgattttttttaataaaaaaaatgactaTCAATAACACTAAACCCATTAATCAATTTCTAAAAGTAACCAAAATAAAAAGCGGAGAGCATAACTGCAAAACACCAAACTGGATAGAACaactgaatttgaatttttttataatatatcacTATGCCTCTTCATTCCCATGCATAAACTATacatcaattcaaaataacattGAAGAACTCCACACTGATCCTCAAAAAATGCGGATGCCGTCAAAAACGCATTAAATGACAAAAAAATTACTGTTGATGAGATCTCCCTACTGAGAAAGAATGTTGAGGAAGGAGACCCTTGTGTTGATCAAGTTCTTAAACAAGCACTCCAGAGCATTTTCTAGACCTTCAATGCTTCCTTCCAATGCCTCCAGCCTTTTATTTGCAGATTGAATCATCTCACTCTCACTGCCTTTGCTCGAACTCTGCGCCAACAGGTTGCCAAGTGCAACATCCAGACTTTCCAATTCGCTGATTCTCATCATCCTCTGGCCATCACATGCCACCACGCCTCTGTGCACCAGTCTTGAAACCAGTGACCATTTTGTAAGCTTCTTTGGCTTCAGCACGGGCACAGAGAGGAACAATAGCAGTGATCGGAAGACCGAAATGGTGATCAAACATGTTTTTCTGAGTGCTCGAACCACGGCAGAAATGTGGGCGTTTAGATAATCAGGAAGAGGAGAGGCTCCCAATTTGCTGTCAATTTGCTTCAGTGCTGCTAGAGACTTTGCAGTTTCTTTCTTCATCCTCTTTCTGGAGGAAACGAAGGTACTAAAAATATTGCTTCCAATGCTGAAATCCCCACCCTTTCTTCGGCGAAGAGCAGATTGAAGTTCTCGAACATCTTCTTTGAGAAGTAAAAGAGAGTCCCTAGTGTTGCTGCATATGTCCAAGAAGATCACTGATCCATCCAATACCTCATCGACCCATTTCTCATGTTGGTGTTGGGTTAGAGCTTTCTGGGTCAGTGGCAAATTTAGAAGATCCTGTATGCATCTATACAGAGCCCCCATGCCAGAAATGCCAGCAGAAACTGCCTCAGCAGATAGACAATGATCTGCTTCCCAGTTCTTTAGCTTGTTCAGCTCTTCTTCAGTTCTAAGTGTGGTGCGATCTGATCTGACCGGCAAGCTAATGGATCGAAGGTGGTAGTTACCCCTGTGCTTCGGGGAAAAAGCAGCCATGGTTGCAATTTTCATCACAAAATGGTTCAAATGCGAGATGGACTCAATTGAGTTCAGCACCAATTTAAGCCTATTTGAAGAAAATGGGAGTGGAGACCAGAAGAATCTTGGGCTGATGGGCATGTGAGGTGGTGTGGGTTTTCCTTTGTAATGGGGTTTTTCTTGTCAGTTCTTCCACCAGCCATGCCACGGCATAAGCATCATTAATTTAGTTCCATGGTTGCACAATGGGTACGGAATACGCTAACATATGATATATACTGGTTTTTTATTGCAGTACTTGGCTCCTGATTTTCATCACCCATGTACTCAATTTGTGTCCCCCATGCTCACCACCATCCCCTACTTAGATTATCTACGTGGTTCAATCTATGAAAGGTCGGTACCATAAAAAAATAGTTTGGTGTTTCAAAGTTGTCTCGGTGGGAAGAACCATGTATAAAAATTATATGCGAACAGTATTCTAGAGATTGAGATTCGGGGATAATCGATAACTATAGATATATATTAATATTGATGGGAATTCGTGTCAACGATGGGGAGGAAAGATGGAGATGATTGGTcggaaaactaaaataaataaaggaaaaatatatattgacACACGAGTGGCATGTTGTCCCAGTACAGCCTCTGTCAAGGTTTGCTATCTGCAACTGTATATGAGACATAACAGATCAGCACTTTGAGTACAAATGTTATGTACAGGTAATAATATGGTTTGTACTTGATCCGTGATTAGGATTACAGGGAATCAACATTTTGTCATCCTTCATCTTTTTATTATAAAGCTTATGTGGAATTAATGATACCTGCCTCCCATGCTTTCAGCTTGTCTAgctcttttaatttttcttctccCTTTTCCTTTACTCAAGACTGTAaaatggctctctctctctctctaaattttttgcGTCAGATTTTTGAGGTGGCACCAACTCCTGTGCACTGATTATTAAAATTACAGTGGAGGGGCCAATAATCTATTCCTCTTGATCAATTTCCGGAAAAATGAAAATTGGATGGGTGTGAGGCTTTGGGCTTAACTAACAAAGCACGAACAATGCTTGTCTTTTAATGTATGAATTGCCAATGAGTTACCACCCACTGCCTCCCCCCACATGGTACCATCACTGTCACCTCCTCATTTAATTACTCTTATGTTTTCAACTCAAGTATAAAAATATTGAAGCTGCTTCGTCCACAACAATGTTTCCTGTGATTCCCAGGTTATCTTATAGGAAGATTGAAGAGTCTCTAATCATTAACTAAGACCTATACACAATATTAATTAAGTATATATAActcttgataaatatttgaaaCTCTACAGATATCAAGGTGTTGGAAAGAAACGAGATTTACCAAAAAATCACGGAAGCACAATCGgaagttctttctctcccaattAACAAAATCAGTTCTTATGATATATCAATagcacaaaaaaaatattttcaacaacacAAAATCAGCCAAACAATAACCACAAATATCAATCACATGAGACACAATTTTATATGGAAAACCCCTTCAAATCAAATGGTAAAAATCATGGGACTTGAGAGTCAACTCAAAAACTTTACTATGATAAAAGTGCGGGTATAAGATCTCAATTTTAGACTATCACAATTAGTATATAATTCTATTTTTAGCTAACAGCAAGAgatcttaaaaatcaaagaagaaaagtTGAGAATTTCACAAAAAGCATAGTTACTATTCAAAATTTGATATGTGTCACTACAGTGTGTGGATGACCAATTAGATTATTCAAATTCTACATCTGCATGCCCTTTATGTATTGACGAAAAATCAGCTCGATTGGACCACAAATGATCTTCCAATTGGTGGTTGATGATCAAAATTGCACACGTACTACTGCAAAAACCCAATTTTTCTCAACGTAGTTATTACTAAAAAAGTTGATATCTGGTGCTATGGTGTTTGGATTACCAATTTGACTAttcaaaatcagcatctacaagtTCTCTATCTACTGAGAAAAAAAAGCCCAATTGGAGCACGGAATGCCCTCCAACCGTCTAATGATCAAAACTGCGCACAAAAAACCAAATTTTCTCTTCTGCTTCTCCCTTTTTTAGCCGTGCACTCCCTCTCACTTTTCTGAGGGAATTCTACACTGCCAACCCTAATTTTATTTACTCAAATAAGGTTTAAAAAAGCCTCTAAAAGGCCCAAAGAAAATGGGCTAAAGGGTTGTATAGGTTTCTCCACATAGGAGGGACACTCAAACCCAACAAATTTCTCCCTCCCAACTGTGTGGTGTTGCTCACCATCTTGACAATCAAGAAACAATTTTCAAACTTTTCTCTTGGTAAGGCTTTAGTCACCCAATCAACACCATTATTATCCCGTGTCCAATGATACCATACACCAATATGTTTAGACTTAGCATGAAAGATCAAATTCTTACCAAAATGATTAACACTTTGGCTATTAAAAAATAACATGTACCTCTCCTGTGTAAAGctaagtgtaacgacctgaaatttatgttatttttttttccacataataattatcataataactctgataccataatatacTAACAGAGTCAAAGTCCACCTAGACCCATaggtaccggggatatacctgtcTATACATACATGTCGTCTATACAACAGAAACTATAATTTACACAAccataatatatatacaataccagagttccactaagtccataaatacacatatagTCATCCCCCAAACAACCataatatcctagggtcataatcctGAAAATCCATCCTGAACACAATCCcacaacttacccttcagacagggtagtaAAGAATAGCCCTCTCTACCTCGGTGCTCGATCAGCTCTTCTATcggggtttcctaaaatatttataatgttggggtgagacacctctcaataagggatataaactaatatcagtgtgtagcaatgtaagtatcattgtaatataaatatatactgtaCTTGGTATACTATATCTGTTAAACAAGGAAAACCTGTACATAATTCAACCGCATTTAATAAATCTGATAAAACTATGTTGTATAAATatgaataaatcatatttcatataacatctgTATACATAATAATCATCTGCTATAACCGCATAATACTGAAATcacaccctagatggataactagtTGATGTTATGTATTAgccccacatgactgagttgtgcagcttataggcgggacctagcaatgactggCATACCTGCTAAGTCAACTAATAATTTTGTAAGTACGATTAGCTTGCCCAATGTTAGcattggtgcaatcccaagaggggggtgaattggtatttaaaaattttatcccacaagcctagggtcaatctatacaatcaataaataaacatacgtGCAATAATGGAAAAGTGCAGAAAGGTAAAtaatacacgcgatatgttaacgaggttcggccaaattgcctatgtccccgccttggctacaccagcacaaggattccactatgactctTTTAAACagatggagcggcacctaatacaacacgccttaccagggtggcacacctagctttcctaatcgggtataaaccaatccgggactattccatagggctagtctccctcttcaggcctacgtttggaatacaaaaaatggtataaaatttttgtacacaaaaatgcACTTCTTTACAAGAAAAA
It encodes the following:
- the LOC131162990 gene encoding uncharacterized protein LOC131162990, encoding MAAFSPKHRGNYHLRSISLPVRSDRTTLRTEEELNKLKNWEADHCLSAEAVSAGISGMGALYRCIQDLLNLPLTQKALTQHQHEKWVDEVLDGSVIFLDICSNTRDSLLLLKEDVRELQSALRRRKGGDFSIGSNIFSTFVSSRKRMKKETAKSLAALKQIDSKLGASPLPDYLNAHISAVVRALRKTCLITISVFRSLLLFLSVPVLKPKKLTKWSLVSRLVHRGVVACDGQRMMRISELESLDVALGNLLAQSSSKGSESEMIQSANKRLEALEGSIEGLENALECLFKNLINTRVSFLNILSQ